A stretch of Aedes aegypti strain LVP_AGWG chromosome 2, AaegL5.0 Primary Assembly, whole genome shotgun sequence DNA encodes these proteins:
- the LOC110675929 gene encoding uncharacterized protein LOC110675929 isoform X1: MCSLFVSNCMKLLIQLERKGGNKRHRDTNQRPQTKVPMQTQRNRPASEDGSFNSEFYDISDDDLDSTSYDSDLEGLDEEEENELYDSMEEHSGESSGLMDYTHSTDPMDITDLDKESIGAVTEKKTTKATKEIDFSQSMDTISCGDTVSSDMSIDPDWISTDDEEAIEEYLVYREARRQQSNEQCTVQRELEDYEDIDAINIRYWIQGSVATNGKPNTMTSSAGPAALIDMRRVVLPAHEMLRNYFRSTEPSRVVGKSKENVYVGKNMVANRVKGKSNRMALSEKN; encoded by the exons ATGTGTAGtttatttgtttcaaattgcatGAAATTGTTAATCCAACTAGAACGCAAAG GTGGCAATAAACGACATCGTGATACGAACCAACGGCCGCAAACAAAGGTCCCCATGCAGACCCAACGAAATCGACCCGCCTCGGAAGATGGTTCATTCAATTCGGAATTCTACGACATATCCGACGACGATCTGGACAGCACTTCGTACGACTCGGATTTGGAAGGTTTGGATGAGGAAGAGGAAAACGAACTGTACGATTCGATGGAAGAACATTCAGGTGAATCTTCAGGTTTGATGGACTACACCCACTCGACGGATCCGATGGACATAACGGATTTAGATAAGGAATCAATCGGTGCAGTGACCGAGAAGAAAACGACCAAAGCAACGAAGGAGATTGATTTCAGCCAGTCCATGGACACTATTAGCTGTGGG gACACAGTTTCATCGGACATGAGTATCGATCCGGACTGGATTTCTACGGATGATGAAGAAGCGATTGAAGAGTACCTGGTGTACAGGGAAGCGCGTCGACAACAGAGTAATGAACAATGCACCGTTCAACGAGAGCTGGAAGACTACGAAGATATCGATGCTATCAACATTCGTTATTGGATCCAGGGCAGTGTTGCAACGAACGGAAAGCCCAACACGATGACCAGTTCTGCCGGTCCGGCAGCTCTAATCGACATGAGGCGTGTCGTACTGCCGGCGCATGAAATGTTGAGAAATTATTTCCGCAGCACAGAGCCAAGTCGGGTGGTCGGGAAGAGCAAGGAGAATGTCTACGTAGGTAAGAATATGGTGGCCAATAGGGTTAAGGGAAAATCGAATCGGATGGCACTGTCCGagaaaaattga
- the LOC110675929 gene encoding uncharacterized protein LOC110675929 isoform X2, producing MQTQRNRPASEDGSFNSEFYDISDDDLDSTSYDSDLEGLDEEEENELYDSMEEHSGESSGLMDYTHSTDPMDITDLDKESIGAVTEKKTTKATKEIDFSQSMDTISCGDTVSSDMSIDPDWISTDDEEAIEEYLVYREARRQQSNEQCTVQRELEDYEDIDAINIRYWIQGSVATNGKPNTMTSSAGPAALIDMRRVVLPAHEMLRNYFRSTEPSRVVGKSKENVYVGKNMVANRVKGKSNRMALSEKN from the exons ATGCAGACCCAACGAAATCGACCCGCCTCGGAAGATGGTTCATTCAATTCGGAATTCTACGACATATCCGACGACGATCTGGACAGCACTTCGTACGACTCGGATTTGGAAGGTTTGGATGAGGAAGAGGAAAACGAACTGTACGATTCGATGGAAGAACATTCAGGTGAATCTTCAGGTTTGATGGACTACACCCACTCGACGGATCCGATGGACATAACGGATTTAGATAAGGAATCAATCGGTGCAGTGACCGAGAAGAAAACGACCAAAGCAACGAAGGAGATTGATTTCAGCCAGTCCATGGACACTATTAGCTGTGGG gACACAGTTTCATCGGACATGAGTATCGATCCGGACTGGATTTCTACGGATGATGAAGAAGCGATTGAAGAGTACCTGGTGTACAGGGAAGCGCGTCGACAACAGAGTAATGAACAATGCACCGTTCAACGAGAGCTGGAAGACTACGAAGATATCGATGCTATCAACATTCGTTATTGGATCCAGGGCAGTGTTGCAACGAACGGAAAGCCCAACACGATGACCAGTTCTGCCGGTCCGGCAGCTCTAATCGACATGAGGCGTGTCGTACTGCCGGCGCATGAAATGTTGAGAAATTATTTCCGCAGCACAGAGCCAAGTCGGGTGGTCGGGAAGAGCAAGGAGAATGTCTACGTAGGTAAGAATATGGTGGCCAATAGGGTTAAGGGAAAATCGAATCGGATGGCACTGTCCGagaaaaattga